One Glycine soja cultivar W05 chromosome 7, ASM419377v2, whole genome shotgun sequence genomic window, ATGGGGAGAGAAAAACATAAAGAGGGATTGAGATAGAGGGAATGAATGGCTCCTAGAGGTTGGTTTCCCCTATTTGAGAAACTCTAATTTTGTGAGATTTCTCTATGTATTGGTATCTTTTTCCtttgtcttttcctctttttataGGTGAAATTAGCTTAGAATTTACACAATCTCACATTAAGTGTGATTGTCGCGCTTAGTGTGCGACTCATACTAAGCGCGCCTTCACATGATATTTGGTTTATCCACGTGATTTTTGTAAGCTGAGGAGGATCTTTAGATTTTCAACTTCTTTTCCAATCTTTTACTATGTGTTTCTACATcaaatataatactaaaataatataaattcacCAATTTAAACATCTACTAAACAAAAACTTAGATgatgttaaaattcaaattattcacacacaaaaaataataaaaaagaaaaaatctaacaatttttatatatatgactaACCATAAAATATACCTATACACAGTAGTTATCAACATGACATCTCATGTTACCATGACAAACCACAAGGCCTTGCTTGCAGTTGCAGATGCGAGACTTTGTGGGTGGAGAGGCTTCGAACGTTGTCATGCCTTTATCTTTGTTTTGACCTTAGTGATTGGAGTTGTAACCGAGTAAGTACATAGAGAAGCAGAGGAAACATTTTTTGGAGTTGCTATAGAGACAAGGAAGTGTGTGACCTCATGCTGAAAGGATAAAAAACCTGGACAGCCATTTCATGGTGTCTACGATTTTGGAATGGAGGTCATAGCTGTAactatttcaatttttcaagtGGTTGTTGGAAGGAGTAGGACCTTGCCACTACCACTTCACAAGGTTGATCTTCATGCTTTTACTGTAGAGGAGAGAATTTTTATTGCAACTTTGTTGTTTAGTGGCTACATTGTGCTGTGTTAATATTCTTCTGATCATGGTGTGAACTTGCTGGAAGTTGATAAGGGATTCAGGGTATTTGATAAATCTATCTTATTTAATGCGAATCACAAAaatatggagaaaaaaaaagtgttttttttttccttcaaaatgacatatttgatctttttatttattttttgttgaatttaatcttttattttttaaaaatttcaatttaataatttatcttatattttaattcagtttagtcttttatattttttaaaattttattgtattttttcttattttttaatttagtttgatcttttgttttatttgttgttttagttTAGTCATTTAATCTATTTAAGATTGACACacttaatcatttaaaaataatttttttgtttagtttttcctctatttatttttaacaaaaaagttcattcttaaataattaacaagtcATGAAATGAttaaactaaagaaaaaaatgattatcatatataataaattatttatcatattattttttttcatcatgaCATTTTGTGTAAAATATTCATTGATTTTGATAATTGACTAATCTCTGTCAATAGAAGAACCTAActgattttctttattaaaatctCTTTTTCCTATCATATTTCTTTAATCACAAGACTCTTACTTAAGAGAAATGAGAACCCAGTGCCACCGAACCACCTGCTTGTTGATTTTGGTGTTCTTTGTCTAACTGTGCCAAAGTTttaatgtaaaaagttattagaagaattatgaagataaaaattcaattcaataagAGAACAATATTCAAAGACAAATTGCATCTAagttttctcttaaaaatataataaaaaaaatattttattaaattatatcattttttgtcCAATTTCAAAATGGTTCCAATCTAAATTTATTCCAacgcatatataattttatttataaaattaatatcatattcatgcttgtttaatttatttttatgaagtacaatagatattttttcgtggttttattttcaaaattatatcttATTCTTTTGATACATTTATAAGATTATAATtagttttgaattaattaaaaagttcaGTAGACAAGCAcgttagtgtaatttttttaaacaatcaaccaattaaaaatcatcattaagattatttttaagatagttattataaaattaataaatttatcatatataataaattataattatacaatataaaaatatactgTAATTGATCTTTTTTAACCTAGTgtgcatttattatttattgtaatttaatatttttattttgtctattttattttattatattttttttggttttatgtaaaaaaataaatttcaatagtGCAACAAATATATGTTAGATCCAAAATGAATCATTTAAGATtgagttttaaatatataattatgttaaatactcGTTGAAATCTAACTTTTTTGATCTTATCCAAAGGATTATctctaataaaaactaattatggtctttataaaataaattcaaaattaatttatgatgaaAACCACCCCATATAACTCtgatttttatattacatttattGTCATGTTGTAGTAATGTTTGTCTGTACGTCTTCCACAGATACTATTACATTTTATGTcattaaagtataaaaatttagaTCGTCTTTTAACCTAACAAAAGTCATTACCACAAAATCACAAATTACCTTGAATGcccattaataaattttagataaaaataataattttgtcttCAAAATTTAAGGTGTATTTTAATAGAGATGATAAATAAATCAGATTAATCGGGTTGACTCAAACTCGTCTGTCACCCAATAAAACATAGAGTttggattttaaattttgaattcaaattaaatGTTGTCATCATTTTTAGTCTGATGGTTCAATGTGAGTTCAAAAGCATGCTAAAAGTTCTAAAATCTTTGGACTTTTATAAGCTTAAGCTTCATTTGAGAGATTGAAATTAAATCTAGGTGTTTTTTTAACCCAACCCGCTATATATAGTATGCAACTCGCATCAATCAGCTTGCATTGGGTCGGGTGGTTGTAACCTGGTTTGCCATCttatgttttagttttagttttatctttgaattatatttttatttaatttaattctctatttatattattttcgtAACATGTTAATCCTTTCGTTGTAATACTGCTAAATATTATTGAAAActggatttttttaatgaaacaatGAATTGGgtgattttaacttatttaattcTCAATATGTAAGCCATAAAACACCAACATTTTAGGGTTATAAGGTCACATGTTAATAATTAGAAGAAATATCAAGGAGATGCAGTCAATCATTGCTAGAATAAGAGGATTTCATGTTTGAAGCAAAATAGGATATAAAGAACAATTCAATTTCTCAATTTGGCCTGTGCATGAAATCACACAAAGTTTTGATGTTAGTTGCAATGTAGCGTACGCGTTTAGAAGAATTGTTTGATCAATTTCAATAAACGTcgagaaaaaaagagagttcCAGATTAggtttaataaaaacaattattgatatcaatactttaatattttattttagcttaTGAAATTTCATAAACTTTTTCTTTGTTGGATGTCATATAGTATTTAGAAAAATCTCTCAAacagttttaattaataattgttaaaaaagaaacttaatttCCAGTAAAATCTAGCATTGttataataaagaaaactaattaatgtggtacaaaaataaaaaaaagaattaaatcacataaaaaatgagaatacaAAATTAACACTaactttaaattagaaaaaaaaatataaaatactaattttaccTGGGGCCGCAGATTAATCGATGCTAGGGACTACAATCCTTGCTCCTGCTTTTTTCGACAAAGTCTCGATGCCTCATGTTAGTGGTTTGACTGGTTTGCAATGAATCTTTTGTTAAATGTACTTTGTCTTAGTAaattatgtttcaatttatgtatataatgaattttaattttaatttttaaaaattaaaaaaattaaaataaatcttgcaattatttattaatgatataacatatatttaaatatatcacATTATATGTCATtgcaaaaaaatagtttaaatatgttattatgTTACTAAATATAGGTCCGAGGCCCGACATATATCAAATGTAAACTAATGATAGGCAAATCAAAATCTTTTCTAAGTCATTTTGTCTTTGCccattaaacaaatttttggCTTTAAGTTGTCTAGCTCGTGGCTGAAAAGAAGTGACAACATGGTATGCTGTGATAGTGTGATTGCTGTCAACTCCCATTTTCTTCAGGATCAGATCATTTTTgcagattttttttcaattataaaggATGCAAATTTTCGGCAACCATTTGGTATGATCGCTTCAAGTGGCTAGGTGTCAAGTGGGTATTGCATCATGACCTTCGTGAGTCTTTCGTTAACCATAACTGCCCATGGTTGGGTAAGGGGTCAACAAAGGCGTGGAGGGTGGTTTGGACTATCAGGAACTTAAGGAACAAGGTGATCTTTACAGATGGTGTTGTGGGATTTCCGGAAGCAGTGGAAATTATTCGATTTAGAGCCTGGTCCTGGATCTCTTCCAAGTGGGAAAACGcaggtttttctttctttgagtTCTATACAAAGATAGGAATTTTTCTGAAACTATTGAAAAAGTAAAGCCTATACTTGATGTGGAAGAAAAGGAAGCAAGGTGTGACGAGGAAGGGGCTCAGTTTTGTTTTGGATATTGCATGGAGAGGTGCATGCTATCTCTGTACGTGAACGCTTTCATTGTTAGAGGAGGTCTTTGCTCATGGAATCATATTAATTTACAGGGTAGAATTTTGTTGTTATTACAGATTTTATCTCTTTTCCTGTGTTAGCTGATGTAGTTTCAATTTCTCTTCCTTctagtttttaataatatttgtatGTTGGGGTTCTAGCTAGCCCCCATTTctcaccaaaagaaagaaaaagaaatgaagtaATTAAAGTCACTTGAGATATATATACGTGGTATTATTATAACTTAGAAGGAGCATTCGCCTCTTGCATTGCAATGCAATAAATAGCAAACCTTCATTTTTTTCGGatctttattttatacataacctacttatttttttaatttctttttataggGTGAATAAGAGAGATAAGAAGGAACAAATAATAGATGCAAggtaaaataaagtataaaatcTGTTTCCTCCTGAATTCTGGAGACAATATTGACCCTTACGAGAGTCAACAATGTTCACCCTGTCATGCGACCAAGatctttctaaattctaatgTTACTagctataaaaaaagaaaagaccattccaagaaaagaagagagcaagttaaattaattgttattagaCAGATTATATTTAACTTTGGAGGTTTCTAAAATAGTCAATCCAAAGTCAAAGTCAAAGTCAAAGAGAGCCCCGAGAGTTGCTCCCTTCCTCAGAATCTGTATCTGAGTGGATCGCATTCATCTCATCTGATCCCACGCACGCACGCAGTACTGATTAATTCATttccatctctctctctctctctctctcattcataTCAGATCTTCTTCGCTATATTCTCTGACCCAGGAGGATTGTGTTGAGGACAAGCAAATCAACATACACGACATTCCGACAGGATGGTCTTTCGGAGCTCCACCTCCCTAATTGGCCTCCTGtccctcctcttcctcctcctcctcctcccggCCGCCTCCTCCGCCATTCGCCTCGGCCTCGTCCGCCGTCCCTCCCCGGAGCTTCCTCTCTTCCGGGAGGCCCCCGCCTTCCGCAACGGCGAGGAGTGCGGCTCCTCCCCAGCCGACACCATCAACGTCGCCATGACCCTCGACGCCAACTACCTCCGCGGCACCATGGCCGCGGTCCTCTCCATTCTGCAACATTCCACGTGCCCGGAGAACCTGGCCTTTCACTTCCTCTCCGCCCATGACGACGCTCCCGAACTCTTCTCCAGCATCAGATCCACCTTCCCTTACCTCAACATGAAAATTTATCGCTTTGACTCCAACAGGGTCCGCGGCAAGATATCCAAGTCCATTCGGCAGGCCCTGGACCAGCCCTTGAATTACGCCAGAATATATCTCGCCGATACCATACCAGAAGACGTGAAACGCGTCATATACTTTGATTCTGACCTGGTGGTGGTTGACGACATAGCCAAGCTTTGGGGTGTTGACATGGAAGGAAAACTGGTGGCTGCGCCGGAATATTGCCATGCAAACTTCACGTTGTATTTCACGGATAATTTTTGGTCGGACCCGGTTCTGGCCAAGACGTTCGAGGGAAGGAAGCCGTGCTATTTCAACACGGGGGTGATGGTGATGGACGTGGACACGTGGAGGAAGGAGAGGTACACGGAGAAGGTGGAGGAGTGGATGGCGGTGCAGAAGCAGCAGAAGAGGATCTATCATTTGGGGTCTCTTCCGCCGTTTCTGTTGGTTTTGGCAGGGAACATAAAAGCGGTTGATCATAGATGGAACCAGCATGGCTTGGGCGGAGATAACTTTGAAGGAAAATGTAGGAGCCTGCATCCTGGTCCCATTAGTTTGTTGCATTGGAGTGGGAAGGGTAAACCCTGGTTGAGGTTAGATTCTAGGAAGCCATGCATCGTCGATCATCTATGGGCTCCTTATGATCTATATCGCTCGTCTAGACACTTTTTTGAAGAATAAAACCAACGGGGATTCAAGagaattctttctttctttctttccttaagTTTTCTAACTCAAATTTGGCTGACCAGAAAGGAACTAGCTAAAACCTCCATCATCGTAGCCAAGCACTGGagttgtaaattcattttttccttcctttcttgGGTTCAgtattcttttattcttttggtTCGTAGTGATCTTAGAAGCATCACAATATACAAATGTAAAACTCAGAAAATTGTGTATTGGTTGGGTTAATGCTAACAGTACAACTTTTAATTTGCAAAACTATGCGTACCCAATTTTGGTGTCATTCACTGTAaacatttcttcatttttctgtagcactcaattttattttgggagTCATAAAGGTGGTTTGGTGGTTGGGGAAGAAGAGCATAAGGGTTGGAGTGATAAGATGGACATGGGCTAACATACAATGGCTAAGCGGATAAAAAATTTGCCAAATGAAACCCATGGCTCTGCCTCTGGCTCATGGCATATCTTGCCAAGTCTTGTTAGGTTCCATCATAGTTCCAATTTAGATTTTATCAGATCATACTAACAGGTTTTTATTTCCTCGATCTGCTTCTTAGTGCACAGGTTCAGTTCGATCGCGAGCAGTGTGCttcaatcaaatatataataaggTAATGTACAGGTTCCATATAATAAGGTCATTATAACATTGATAAGTGGACAGTCCAAAacactctcttttctttttatcatcatTATGTTATAACATCGATAAATCAACACTCCAATatcataaatacttttttttttaattatgattaatcttTATCTAATAATCTCACTAATCACCTTGAATAGAATGTTTTTTTCCAATTAGTTTGACACTTTGTCTAAACAATTTaactcaattttatttaaactaaCGGCATGCTAATAAGCActcacttaatatttttttttatttttcttttatcatgtcTTATAACTTATTATATCTAGCATATGTACTGAGTGTTCACAAAGCATTATTCTTATCGATATCAATCCTATAGTGGTTTAGGTGGATTTgattatgcttttttttatatgaaaaaaatcattttgtaaAGTGATTTAaagaactatttttaaaaagaaaagaaagaaaaaagtaattcaATAACAccatttaaaacaattttaagaaCTAGAAAGAACCAAAAGGTTTCCTTTGAAAATTTCTAAGAATATGTTTTACAAGTATAATTGCATAAAGCtcatttgatttatgaatttttaaattttatatgatataaataattttttatgtagtcttttttttttttttacttcattggaataataaaaagaaacattacAGGAAGCTATCCCTCAACATGAGGGTAGAAATAGTTGGGGAAGGGACTTTCTACAAATGAAACCAAAACAGAGTaggtataattataattataattgatttgaaCAAGTCAAAGTTTTTAACagcttttaataataataaaaaattgattttggtagattttattaaacaaaataaaattttgtatatttgattAAGTCTTAGGATGGAACTTAGGAATGAAAATATGACACACGTCGGTAGACTTGAACCTGACTTTTgttgaaaagataaaagagtTTAGCCTATTGTTTATGATAGACTTTGCTTTAAGATTTGGCTTGATCCACATAAAAGCTTTGACATGATTAAACTCTAGGATGACATGCCTGGCATGCCTATTGACCtgaataaacattttaataattatgcATTTTCATATTATCTAAATAATCTAacacttaaattatttaattttaaaaattattgaaataaaatttaaatttatgatttattaattaaaattaattaacttaccTGTTTTTATTGACCTTTGTGAATTAAGTATTTGTTTAttgcataaataataaataagctgGTTACATCTCAGAAGGAGTTGGCAAGCTTTCGGACTGTTTTGCCCCTTAGTTGCAAGAGGTGCTCCCAGCCTACcaatctcaataaaaaaaaacattttgtaaTTATACGAAGACCGGCCAAGAGACTTTAATATGCACTTTGACGTGATTACTTTCCAATCAACCAAGTTTTAAGTTTGAATATGCTAAGACTAGGATCCAATCTATCAAGTGGAATATGCCAGGACAAAGTAGATGTAGTTTTTGGTCGGAGAAGTGTTTCTTTCTAAGAAATAGTACATCAGAATAGGTCAAGCGATTAGTAGTGTTTCTTTCTAAGAAATATTAGTACATCAGAATAGGTCAACTTGGCATGAAAAAGTGTATATTTATGgccaaatcaaatattttacatcactaaaaaataatactgGAACCAAGGACAGATTCCCATTGTACATAAACATCAGGAGAAATAAGCTGCAAGGACAGATTCCCATTTTAAGAAAACATGGACGCATGAAATTTTCTCAAAAGTTTTTTCACGAGTACTTTTGACATGCCTTCATCCACCGAAACTTTCAAGAAGGGAGAAACAGGACTATCTCCAAGGAAATACATCACAGAGCAGAAGTTACATTGCATTATCCACAATAAATGGCAGCCCTTGTGAGGAGACAAGAAACCTGAAATGACTATAAATACAGTCGGAATATTACCAAAGGTAAAGAAGAGGGAATATTATAGACATCAATGATCTCATTTGTTTGATGAAAAGTTTCTGCAATACACAAGAAATATAAACAGAAAACAAACTTGCAGACAATCATAAAGGGTTAAGCCAAGTCACAAATATGAAAGCAATTCTTtcttaagaaggaaaatatacATCAATGGTGTTTCACTTGTTTTGGTTATATGGCATCACAGCATACGATATCTCCGACAAGAATAATTTCCAATGATTTCTCAAGAGAAGCACCAATCAAATCTGTATCAACGAGTAAGATTCGTGGATTGAAAATGGTTTTTGTGTTTATTCTCTAGGTTGCACAATAATTGGTATCACAGAGTCTGGTTTAACTTGGTTTTTCTCGGTGTTTACCCCACTCGGATGTTCAACGATCGAGTTTGTGGAATTGTGGGTGATGCATATATGCGTTGGGAACAAGATCAGCTCTTGCATTCTTGGCTTCTTTCCTCACTTTCTGATTCACTTCGTACTCAAGTTATTGAATGCACTCACTCATGGCAACTATCGAACGAGAGACCCACAAGTACTTTCACACATGGTAGAAATCTAAGGAAATTTTGTTCCGAACTTAGGAATACCAAGAAAGGAGGATGATGCAGGCATTCGGTCGAACTAGGAGTTTCAAGCTCAAGaaagaggagaaagagaaattctttgataaaaatTCTGATATTGTTTTCAAAACCATACAATAGAAAAGATTTCAACACAAATATATGTAAAGACAGACTCTTGGAGCTGGTTCAAGCCAACTAATAACCAACTATTAGAGTTAATGTATAacagaactaaaaataaaggtttaattacgcttttaattcttctaatttaaattatgtgatttttctcttttcaagtttttctttgAGCTAAATAActctttttattcttaaaaaattaaataaatttggttttcagtcaattttcttttacttaAGAGTCACTTACCATGTGTCTTCTTCCAGCATCAAATCAACCGGTTGGTATTCTCACCAAACCTCTAGGCTAAGATTTCagcaattttgatttttgagacAAACTCAAGGTGTGGGAATGTCaggcttttttaattttactcatCACAACTGCATATTTTCATTGCAACCCTTAGTTTGAGGGAGGAATGATAGATATACTACTGACTTTATGTGACTGCTAGTTTACTATTAGCTTCTGTCATTGGTTTCCATATATAACTCTAATAGTTGGTAGTTGCTCCAATTGTTGGATAGGAGTCTGATGATCAAACTGGCTGAGCAAGCAATTTGTCTTTATCTATCCTATTCTGTAATCTTTTTTGTTATGTTCATTCtgaaaatattagaattctTGTCAATGAGCCTCTCTACTTTTTAGACTTCTCAAGTTTCTTTAAATATTGTCTTGAAGAAAGGGCCCAaagcacaaaataaataataaaactaattatgGACGGATTAAGCATATGAAAATGCTCAATATATACTTCATTCATCCTAAAATGACCAATATCTAAGATATACACTCagattaagaaaaacaaattttctaagaaaataatatttattaggaaataattttactataatatctttatttttttaattttaataaatatattatattatatattaagtatttcaaaacaataatatttattagtgATAAAATTAAAACGAATATTCGAATATCTCATTGAAAACTAACAACGCTggtcaatttgaattttttttcaaatactaAGACTACAATTACTTTGAAGAGAAGGAAATTTCTTATACCATCTACAGTGGAAGAAAATTTGAGTTAGACATTTGGGCAATTAggttgtgttgaattttatcaaGTGCATCCAATTATAATTGAGTAACAAGCTTCAAACctaatgaacctgcccaaccccccaaaaaaaaaatgcttatatTGGTTTATAGTTAATCGCGTAACATATTTTAAGCTAAATAAAGAAAGCATCGGAGTAATGATGATTTGATTCATCAATGTTATCTTTTTGTTCTGTAACATACTTTGATTTCAGTCAAGAAAGCAatcatttttatgattttttttcttttttataatattttttaattattcaactCGACTATCCAACCAGTTATACATAAAATTGAGTTGGGTTGTAAATTAGATTAAACTCAACTGAACCTGGAAAACTTACATCCCTAATTAACAGACcaagttataattataaaaatgttaatcTTTTCCACAGCTTTATGTTTTTCTGTTCCAAAAGACAAACAAATGTTAACCAGTTCAAAAAACGAAATCCGGGTAACTTCGAAATCCCACAGATGTCTGAAATTTCACACTAGTTGCTAGTTCTCCACGTATCCTGCATTCGTAGCTGAGTGatcaattacaataaaataaatgtcaatTTTTATCATCAGGTTAGCAAGAcactaaaagagagaaatttgtAACAGACGAATTCTAATATTTCATTTACAGTCCAAATGTCATACACCATCCCACTATCAAATTCTTGAACCCTGCAAAATGCAAACACAACACTGCGGCAACAAACCAACATTGCCAGCATAGCCAAGCTCTCACCGACACTTGCAACATGCCAAGAAGAATAGTGTTGAGCAGAACGAAGGTGGCAACAAGCAGGTGATAGATGTCAGGTTCCAGTGAGAGAGAGGGCGTGGAGGAGAAGCCAAAATACAGGATGCCTATCCTTTGTTCTCCGTGTTTTTCTTTACTTTGGGAACAAAAAGGTATAAAGCAGAACAAGAACAACTCAATcatgtttttcaatttataaaactgagtttgaaaACAGGTAACTATGAAAcgagtttttttgtttgttttaaaacaaaaaaacaataaacaaacagGTCCTATACTTCTCAGGAATGAGTTCTTTCGAAGAGAACAACAAAACAattgaaatcaaatcaaaactaTAAACTGCACAAGCCAAATCAATTTAcattcagcaaaaaaatatagaaaattcatcaaaaaaaaaagacaaatcaatTTACATATAACTTGTCCTTACCATGAATATTATCTTTAATGTTACAGAAAACTCCATAAAGCTTTTGTTGTTGCCATATTACACTTATAACCTTCCTTTGACACAGAATTATTTCCATGTCGTATACAAAACTCCAAGAGGC contains:
- the LOC114417725 gene encoding probable galacturonosyltransferase-like 4 is translated as MVFRSSTSLIGLLSLLFLLLLLPAASSAIRLGLVRRPSPELPLFREAPAFRNGEECGSSPADTINVAMTLDANYLRGTMAAVLSILQHSTCPENLAFHFLSAHDDAPELFSSIRSTFPYLNMKIYRFDSNRVRGKISKSIRQALDQPLNYARIYLADTIPEDVKRVIYFDSDLVVVDDIAKLWGVDMEGKLVAAPEYCHANFTLYFTDNFWSDPVLAKTFEGRKPCYFNTGVMVMDVDTWRKERYTEKVEEWMAVQKQQKRIYHLGSLPPFLLVLAGNIKAVDHRWNQHGLGGDNFEGKCRSLHPGPISLLHWSGKGKPWLRLDSRKPCIVDHLWAPYDLYRSSRHFFEE